A portion of the Tenacibaculum todarodis genome contains these proteins:
- the trhA gene encoding PAQR family membrane homeostasis protein TrhA: MSEKLNHLYSKKEEFLNVLTHGFGLLLSVIALPFLVQKSFNYHHLWQHLSLVIYGLSLIVLYAASTFYHAAKKPNIRRKLNIFDHAAIYVLIAGSYSPFCLIALPEKLGCQLFIAVWIFALSGVILKLFFTGKFDKISTALYILMGWQVMFFIKPLMESLSESAFFYLVAGGISYTIGAILYSISKLPYNHAIFHVFVLGGSFFHFMAIYYHI; encoded by the coding sequence ATGAGCGAGAAATTAAATCACCTTTATAGTAAAAAAGAAGAGTTTTTAAATGTTCTTACACATGGTTTTGGTTTATTACTTAGTGTAATTGCATTACCTTTTTTAGTGCAGAAATCTTTTAATTATCATCACCTGTGGCAACATTTAAGTTTAGTTATTTACGGTTTAAGCTTAATTGTTTTGTATGCAGCATCCACTTTTTATCATGCAGCAAAAAAACCTAACATAAGAAGAAAGCTAAATATATTTGACCATGCAGCAATTTATGTTCTAATTGCTGGAAGTTATTCACCTTTTTGTTTAATAGCGTTGCCTGAAAAATTAGGTTGTCAACTATTTATTGCTGTTTGGATTTTTGCTTTATCTGGCGTAATTTTAAAACTGTTTTTTACAGGTAAATTTGACAAAATTTCAACAGCATTGTATATTTTAATGGGTTGGCAAGTTATGTTTTTTATAAAACCACTAATGGAAAGTCTTTCGGAAAGCGCCTTCTTTTATTTAGTTGCAGGTGGAATTTCATATACAATAGGAGCCATTTTATATTCAATTAGCAAGCTTCCATATAACCATGCAATTTTTCATGTTTTTGTTTTAGGTGGGAGTTTTTTCCACTTTATGGCAATCTATTACCACATTTAA
- a CDS encoding DUF6370 family protein, producing MKKILFIFFFGIIACSQKTSKTQVVEVSCGQCKFGLDTQKGCDLAVRINDTAYFVDGAHIDEFGDAHDINMGFCNVIRKAEVTGEIVENRFVASELKLID from the coding sequence ATGAAAAAAATACTTTTTATATTTTTCTTTGGAATAATAGCCTGCTCACAAAAGACAAGTAAAACTCAGGTTGTTGAGGTTTCTTGCGGTCAATGTAAATTTGGGTTAGATACACAAAAAGGATGTGATTTAGCGGTAAGAATTAACGATACTGCTTATTTTGTTGATGGAGCACATATTGATGAATTTGGAGACGCACACGATATAAATATGGGTTTTTGTAACGTAATTAGAAAAGCAGAAGTTACAGGCGAAATCGTTGAAAACAGATTTGTTGCCAGTGAATTAAAACTGATAGATTAA
- a CDS encoding lysophospholipid acyltransferase family protein, with product MIPFLLVLLSDEKYYNSFWKMIRIWSFFLIYGMGFRLKIDKKEKLNPKKSYMFVANHASLLDPWIMIAMNKNPLLFVGKKELVKLPIFGFFYKKAVVMVDRNDPKSRKQVYARIKKRLESGLSIAIFPEGLVPTENVILAPFTNGAFSLSIEYQMPIVTQIYYDAKRLFSWNFFKGHPGTFRVKQLNTIETKGLTIENKEALKKQVFDLVFNELNNNKAYMKDTNRPNNEREIKSPL from the coding sequence ATGATTCCATTTTTATTAGTGCTTTTATCTGATGAAAAGTACTATAATTCATTTTGGAAAATGATAAGAATTTGGTCTTTTTTCTTAATCTACGGAATGGGTTTCCGTTTAAAAATTGATAAAAAAGAAAAATTAAATCCAAAGAAAAGCTACATGTTTGTTGCAAACCATGCCTCTTTATTAGATCCATGGATAATGATTGCTATGAATAAAAATCCACTTTTATTTGTTGGGAAAAAAGAATTAGTAAAACTTCCTATTTTTGGGTTTTTCTATAAAAAAGCAGTCGTAATGGTTGATAGAAATGATCCTAAAAGCAGAAAACAAGTATATGCTAGAATTAAAAAACGATTAGAATCTGGTTTAAGTATTGCTATTTTCCCTGAAGGTTTGGTGCCAACAGAAAATGTTATTCTGGCACCTTTTACAAATGGTGCGTTTAGTTTATCTATCGAATATCAAATGCCAATTGTAACACAAATTTATTACGATGCTAAACGTTTATTTTCATGGAATTTTTTTAAAGGACATCCAGGAACTTTTAGAGTAAAACAATTAAACACAATAGAAACAAAAGGGCTAACAATTGAAAATAAAGAAGCTTTAAAAAAACAAGTTTTTGATTTAGTTTTTAATGAATTAAATAACAACAAAGCGTACATGAAAGATACAAATAGACCTAATAATGAGCGAGAAATTAAATCACCTTTATAG
- a CDS encoding CYTH domain-containing protein translates to MALEIERKFLVNSDSFKEEAYQKNYIKQGFLNSNKNRTVRIRIMDDKGFLTIKGKSNKSGTSRFEWEKEISKNEAEELFFLCEKGSIEKYRYLIKSENHIFEVDQFLGKNQGLVVAEIELKSENEIFSKPNWLGKEVTGKKKYYNSNLSKKPFCNW, encoded by the coding sequence ATGGCGTTAGAAATAGAACGAAAATTTTTGGTTAATTCAGATAGCTTTAAAGAAGAAGCCTATCAAAAAAACTATATAAAACAAGGTTTTTTAAATTCTAATAAAAACAGAACTGTTCGTATAAGAATTATGGACGATAAAGGTTTTTTAACCATAAAAGGGAAGTCTAATAAAAGCGGAACTTCTCGTTTTGAGTGGGAAAAAGAAATTTCTAAAAACGAAGCTGAGGAGTTATTTTTTCTTTGTGAAAAAGGAAGCATTGAAAAATATCGCTATCTTATTAAATCTGAAAACCACATATTTGAAGTTGATCAATTTTTAGGTAAAAACCAAGGTTTAGTGGTTGCTGAAATAGAATTAAAATCAGAAAATGAGATTTTTTCAAAACCAAATTGGTTAGGAAAAGAAGTAACAGGTAAAAAAAAATATTACAATTCAAATCTTTCTAAAAAACCATTTTGTAATTGGTAA
- a CDS encoding ATP-binding protein: MLFSEIIGQEHIKKHLQISAENGRIPHAQLFVGKEGSGTLPMAIAYAQFLLCNSSENNEACNIKCNKLQHPDLHFAFPVTTNDSVKKHPVSNLFLENWRTFIAEKPYGSLFSWLQHIGVENKQGIIGVDEAQDIVKKLTLKSYEGGFKVMIIWMAEKMNIAAANKLLKLIEEPPKDTVFILITEDEEQIINTIKSRCQALYFPILSEENIVSTLISEEQVEENEAIRIAHQANGNYNKALQLLNENSNDLQFEQWFITWIRAAFKAKGNAAVIQELIAWSNEIAGTGRETQKQFLQYCLQFFRQAMLLNYASEELVFLETKTPKFNLKNFAPFVHSGNILLIEKELNEAQYHIERNGNAKIILLDVSMKLTRFLHQKEETV; encoded by the coding sequence ATGCTATTTAGTGAAATTATAGGTCAAGAACACATAAAAAAACATCTGCAAATTTCTGCTGAAAACGGAAGAATACCACATGCACAATTATTTGTAGGTAAAGAAGGAAGCGGTACTTTGCCAATGGCAATAGCTTATGCACAATTTTTATTGTGTAATTCTTCTGAAAATAATGAAGCTTGTAATATTAAATGTAACAAGTTACAACATCCGGATTTGCATTTTGCTTTTCCTGTTACTACAAACGATTCCGTAAAAAAACATCCTGTTAGTAATCTGTTTTTAGAAAATTGGCGAACATTTATAGCAGAAAAACCTTACGGAAGCCTATTTAGTTGGTTGCAACATATTGGTGTAGAAAATAAACAAGGTATTATTGGTGTTGACGAAGCACAAGATATTGTAAAAAAATTAACACTAAAAAGTTACGAAGGAGGTTTTAAAGTGATGATAATTTGGATGGCAGAAAAAATGAACATTGCTGCCGCAAATAAATTATTAAAACTGATTGAAGAACCACCAAAAGACACAGTTTTTATTTTAATTACAGAAGATGAAGAGCAGATTATAAATACCATAAAATCTCGTTGTCAAGCATTATACTTTCCTATTTTAAGTGAAGAAAACATTGTCTCAACTTTAATAAGTGAAGAACAAGTTGAAGAAAACGAAGCTATAAGAATAGCACATCAAGCTAACGGAAATTACAATAAAGCATTACAATTATTAAACGAAAACTCTAACGATTTACAATTTGAACAATGGTTTATAACCTGGATTAGAGCAGCATTTAAAGCAAAAGGAAACGCAGCGGTAATTCAAGAATTAATTGCTTGGTCTAACGAAATAGCAGGAACAGGAAGAGAAACGCAAAAACAGTTTTTACAATATTGTTTGCAGTTTTTTAGACAAGCAATGTTGCTTAATTATGCTTCCGAAGAGTTGGTTTTTTTAGAAACAAAGACACCAAAATTCAACTTGAAAAATTTTGCACCATTTGTGCATAGTGGAAATATTTTATTGATAGAAAAGGAGTTAAACGAAGCACAATATCATATAGAAAGAAACGGAAATGCTAAAATTATTTTATTGGATGTTTCTATGAAGTTAACACGTTTTTTACATCAAAAAGAAGAAACGGTTTAA
- a CDS encoding phosphoglycerate kinase, with translation MKTLNDFNFENKKALIRVDFNVPLNDKFEVTDNTRIQSAKSTIIKVLEDGGSCVLMSHLGRPKGIEDKFSLLHIVEEVTNVIGVKVKFATDCVGEKAEEAVANLQNGEVLLLENLRFHPEEKSGDVDFAKQLSKLGDIYVNDAFGTAHRAHASTTIIAQFFAENKCFGNLLAKEIESIDKVLNNSEKPVTAILGGAKVSSKIGVIENIIEKVDHIIVGGGMTFTFIKALGGKIGNSLVEDDKLELALSILKLAKEQNTEIHLPVDALIADDFSNDANTQLVNTNEIPDGWMGLDCGPKTSEKFADVIAKSKTILWNGPLGVFEMEKFATGTIELGNAIAEGTQNGAFSLVGGGDSVAAVKQFGFGNKVSYVSTGGGAMLEMLEGKTLPGIEAILK, from the coding sequence ATGAAAACACTTAACGATTTTAACTTCGAAAACAAAAAAGCATTAATTAGAGTAGATTTTAATGTGCCTTTAAATGATAAATTTGAAGTTACAGATAATACTCGAATTCAATCTGCTAAGTCTACTATTATTAAAGTTTTAGAAGATGGCGGTAGTTGCGTTTTAATGTCGCATTTAGGACGTCCAAAAGGAATTGAAGATAAATTTTCGCTACTACATATTGTAGAAGAAGTTACCAATGTAATTGGTGTTAAGGTAAAATTTGCAACTGATTGTGTTGGCGAAAAAGCAGAAGAAGCTGTAGCTAACTTACAAAATGGTGAAGTGTTATTATTAGAGAACTTACGTTTTCATCCAGAAGAAAAATCTGGTGATGTTGACTTTGCCAAACAACTTTCTAAATTGGGAGATATTTATGTAAATGATGCTTTTGGAACTGCGCATAGAGCACATGCATCAACAACTATTATTGCACAATTTTTTGCAGAAAACAAGTGCTTTGGAAACTTGTTAGCTAAAGAAATTGAAAGCATTGATAAGGTCTTAAATAATTCCGAAAAACCAGTAACCGCAATTTTAGGAGGCGCAAAAGTATCTTCAAAAATTGGTGTTATTGAAAATATTATTGAAAAAGTAGATCATATAATTGTTGGTGGCGGAATGACGTTTACCTTTATAAAAGCACTTGGCGGTAAAATTGGAAATTCTTTAGTGGAAGATGATAAATTAGAATTAGCTTTATCAATTTTAAAACTAGCTAAAGAACAAAATACAGAGATTCATTTACCAGTTGATGCATTAATTGCTGACGATTTTTCGAATGATGCTAACACACAACTTGTAAATACAAATGAAATTCCTGATGGTTGGATGGGCTTAGATTGCGGACCCAAAACTTCTGAGAAATTTGCAGACGTTATTGCAAAATCTAAAACCATTTTATGGAACGGGCCTTTAGGTGTTTTTGAAATGGAAAAATTTGCAACTGGAACAATTGAACTTGGAAATGCAATAGCAGAAGGAACACAGAATGGAGCATTTTCTCTTGTTGGTGGCGGAGATTCTGTTGCCGCAGTTAAACAATTTGGTTTTGGTAACAAAGTGAGTTATGTTTCTACTGGTGGAGGCGCAATGTTAGAAATGTTAGAAGGAAAAACATTACCAGGAATTGAAGCGATTTTAAAATAG
- a CDS encoding NADP(H)-dependent aldo-keto reductase gives MKYTTLPNTDVKVSKICLGTMTWGNQNTEADGHEQMDYALEQGVNFWDTAELYSVPATPETYGATEKIIGSWFKKTGNRDKVVLASKIAGGGDYTKHIRTGGFSKQNIIDAVEGSLKRLQTDYIDLYQLHWPNRGVNCFGVRDYPYKYSTKEAENHLEILETLQNLIQQGKIKHIGLSNETPWGTMKYMQTSEQHKLPRMSTIQNSYSLIHRGYEVGMSEVSMRENIGLLVYSPLAQGVLSGKYLDGNLPEGARGTLFPRFIARYMTEGSLKAVVEYQKIAKKHGLTLTELSLAFINQLPFVTSNIIGATKMSQLKENINSINIDLSEEILKEIEAVHSAMPNPAP, from the coding sequence ATGAAATACACAACTTTACCAAATACCGATGTAAAAGTTTCTAAAATATGTTTAGGAACAATGACTTGGGGAAATCAAAATACCGAAGCAGACGGACACGAACAAATGGATTACGCTCTTGAACAAGGAGTTAATTTTTGGGATACTGCAGAATTATATTCGGTTCCTGCAACGCCAGAAACGTATGGAGCAACCGAAAAAATTATTGGTTCTTGGTTTAAAAAAACAGGAAACAGAGACAAGGTTGTTTTAGCGTCTAAAATTGCTGGTGGTGGCGATTACACTAAACATATTAGAACTGGCGGATTCTCGAAACAAAATATTATTGATGCAGTAGAAGGAAGTTTAAAACGTCTACAAACCGATTATATAGATTTGTATCAATTACATTGGCCAAATAGAGGTGTAAACTGTTTTGGTGTTAGAGATTATCCTTATAAATATTCAACTAAGGAAGCAGAAAATCATTTAGAGATTTTAGAAACCTTGCAAAATTTAATTCAACAAGGAAAAATAAAACACATTGGTTTGTCTAATGAAACTCCTTGGGGAACCATGAAATACATGCAAACTTCTGAGCAACACAAACTGCCAAGAATGAGTACAATTCAGAATTCGTATTCATTAATTCATCGTGGTTATGAAGTTGGTATGAGTGAAGTTTCTATGAGAGAAAATATTGGTTTATTAGTATATTCTCCATTAGCACAAGGTGTTTTATCTGGAAAATATTTAGACGGTAATTTACCTGAAGGCGCAAGAGGAACATTATTTCCTCGTTTTATTGCTCGTTATATGACCGAAGGTTCTTTAAAAGCAGTTGTTGAATATCAAAAAATTGCCAAAAAACACGGACTTACATTAACTGAATTATCATTGGCGTTTATAAATCAATTGCCATTTGTAACTAGTAATATTATTGGCGCTACAAAAATGAGTCAGTTAAAAGAGAATATTAACTCAATAAATATCGATTTATCTGAAGAAATTTTAAAAGAAATTGAAGCAGTGCATAGCGCAATGCCAAATCCTGCGCCATAA
- the trpS gene encoding tryptophan--tRNA ligase, giving the protein MARILTGVQSTGTPHLGNLLGAILPAIKMANESSDQSFLFIANLHTLTQIKDGNILRENTYSTAAAWLACGLDINKTVFYRQSDIPEVTELTWYLSCFFPYQRLTLAHSFKDKADRLQDVNAGLFSYPMLMAADILLYDAEIIPVGKDQLQHIEMTRDVASRLNNIVGETLIAPQAKIQENTKLVPGTDGEKMSKSRNNTINIFLSDKKLRKQIMGIKTDSLALEEPKNPDTDNVFALYKLLASEAQIAEMRIKYEAGNYGYGHAKQELYELIVDKFAIIRERYNHFMENRNEIDAALAIGAEKARVVAQDVLQRTRAKLGY; this is encoded by the coding sequence ATGGCAAGAATATTAACAGGAGTTCAAAGTACAGGAACACCACATTTAGGAAATTTATTAGGCGCTATTTTACCAGCCATAAAAATGGCTAATGAATCTAGCGATCAATCTTTTTTGTTTATTGCAAATTTGCATACACTAACACAAATTAAAGATGGAAATATTTTAAGAGAAAACACTTACAGTACAGCTGCAGCTTGGCTTGCATGCGGTTTAGATATAAATAAAACTGTTTTTTATCGTCAAAGTGATATTCCAGAAGTTACCGAATTAACATGGTACTTAAGCTGTTTTTTTCCATACCAAAGATTAACGTTAGCCCATAGTTTTAAAGATAAAGCAGATAGGTTACAAGATGTAAATGCAGGTTTATTTTCGTATCCAATGTTAATGGCGGCAGATATTTTATTATACGATGCAGAAATTATTCCTGTTGGAAAAGATCAATTGCAACATATAGAAATGACACGTGATGTTGCTAGTAGATTAAATAATATTGTTGGAGAAACACTTATTGCTCCTCAAGCAAAAATTCAAGAAAACACAAAATTAGTTCCAGGAACTGATGGCGAAAAAATGAGTAAATCAAGAAACAATACTATTAATATTTTCCTTTCTGATAAAAAACTTCGCAAGCAAATTATGGGAATAAAAACGGATAGTTTAGCGTTGGAAGAACCTAAAAACCCGGATACTGATAATGTGTTTGCACTGTATAAATTATTAGCATCTGAAGCACAAATTGCTGAAATGAGAATTAAATATGAAGCAGGAAACTACGGTTACGGTCATGCAAAACAAGAATTGTATGAGTTAATAGTAGATAAGTTTGCAATTATTAGAGAGCGTTATAATCATTTTATGGAAAATAGAAATGAAATTGATGCTGCTTTAGCTATTGGTGCAGAAAAGGCTAGAGTTGTAGCGCAAGATGTTTTACAGAGAACTAGAGCTAAATTGGGTTATTAA
- a CDS encoding two-component regulator propeller domain-containing protein: MKKLVLFIFLSFSFLANSQTDYSDRWEDFFSYNNVKDFIKVDEVIYAMADNAVFIYNTQTQGTNKLSSVQGLSGETTSAIHYNKTFDRLVIGYENGLIEVVDADGSITVSADIVGFNQTGSKRINDIYEHENKLYLSTPFALIEYDIDRVEFGDTFFIGQNSSEVNVNQTTVLNNTIYAATNTGIYFADVNNPNLIDFNNWQQISSTNTFKKITVFNNNIYTTLNTSLQRLDGNNTILIRDFLEPIRGFKSSNTHLSVSLTTYIVLYDININSIAQIDQTTDFSFILNTAYTENNDVYLGTTEFGVLKTTLGSLANFEEIHPDGPLNNAPFSIAVKEDNLWVVYGGYDVTFTPNKAEKGYSHFKEGEWINTRFNADFPVIDLNYITINPNDTQHVFISSMGSTRNVNSVSTGGLLEIKNDEVVNFYNHNNSPIQDILATNPAVVTIRVVGTIFDREGNLWITNILVDEKLKKLTPSGQWKGVNINDILTNGAPGLGEIVIDKSNSIWVATRRNGALIYNENGDRKRALITEPTKGSLPNANVRTIAVDASNRIWIGTLTGLALFNNAAGLFDADIYDAEPVIILDDGIPKKLLGEETINSIVVDGGDNKWFGTENAGALYTNPNGQTTLANFNSSNSPLPSNKILKIAVDDSTGKVYFATDKGIVVYNSNVSPFGDELGEVYAYPNPALNNHSTVTIDGRNGTHLPKGTNVKILDVAGNLVYETNVVEGQELQGGKVVWNKRNLAGNKVASGVYIVLLSNDDASETTTTKIAIVN, from the coding sequence ATGAAGAAATTAGTACTATTTATATTCCTATCTTTTAGCTTTCTAGCCAACTCTCAAACTGATTATAGCGATCGTTGGGAAGATTTTTTTTCTTACAATAATGTAAAGGATTTTATAAAAGTAGACGAAGTAATTTATGCAATGGCAGACAATGCTGTTTTTATTTATAATACGCAAACTCAAGGAACCAATAAACTATCTTCTGTACAAGGATTGTCTGGAGAAACCACTTCAGCAATTCATTATAATAAAACTTTTGACAGACTGGTAATTGGTTATGAAAACGGATTAATAGAAGTTGTAGATGCAGATGGCAGCATTACTGTTTCTGCGGATATTGTTGGTTTTAATCAAACCGGTTCTAAAAGAATTAATGATATTTATGAGCATGAGAATAAACTTTACCTTTCAACTCCTTTTGCTTTAATTGAATATGATATTGACCGCGTAGAATTTGGAGATACTTTTTTTATTGGTCAAAATTCTTCCGAAGTTAATGTAAATCAAACTACGGTTTTAAACAACACTATTTATGCCGCAACAAATACAGGTATCTATTTTGCGGATGTTAATAACCCAAATTTAATTGATTTTAATAATTGGCAACAAATTTCATCAACCAATACTTTTAAAAAAATTACTGTATTTAACAACAACATATACACTACTCTCAACACAAGTTTACAAAGACTAGACGGTAACAATACAATATTAATAAGAGATTTTCTAGAACCAATAAGAGGATTTAAAAGCTCTAACACCCACTTATCTGTATCGTTAACAACGTATATTGTTTTGTATGACATTAACATTAATAGTATTGCACAAATAGATCAAACCACTGATTTTAGCTTTATTTTAAACACAGCTTACACAGAAAATAATGATGTTTATTTAGGTACAACAGAATTTGGTGTTTTAAAAACAACCTTAGGTAGTTTGGCTAATTTTGAAGAAATACATCCTGATGGCCCGCTAAATAATGCTCCTTTTTCAATAGCTGTAAAAGAAGATAATTTATGGGTTGTATATGGCGGTTACGATGTAACATTTACACCAAATAAAGCAGAAAAAGGGTATAGTCACTTCAAAGAAGGTGAATGGATAAACACTCGGTTTAATGCTGATTTTCCTGTTATTGATCTTAATTACATAACTATCAACCCAAATGACACTCAACATGTTTTTATAAGTTCAATGGGATCAACAAGAAATGTTAACTCAGTTTCAACAGGAGGTTTATTGGAAATAAAAAATGATGAAGTAGTAAATTTTTACAATCACAACAATAGTCCAATACAAGATATTTTAGCAACAAACCCTGCTGTAGTTACTATTAGAGTTGTTGGAACTATTTTTGATAGAGAAGGAAATCTATGGATTACAAATATTCTTGTAGATGAAAAGTTGAAAAAATTAACTCCTTCTGGACAATGGAAAGGAGTAAATATAAACGACATACTAACCAATGGAGCTCCAGGTTTAGGAGAAATTGTAATTGATAAATCAAATTCTATTTGGGTAGCTACAAGAAGAAATGGAGCACTTATTTATAATGAAAACGGTGATAGAAAAAGAGCTCTAATTACAGAACCCACAAAAGGAAGTTTGCCCAACGCAAACGTTAGAACAATTGCGGTTGATGCAAGCAATAGAATTTGGATTGGGACTCTTACAGGCTTAGCACTTTTTAATAACGCAGCTGGTTTATTTGATGCTGACATTTATGATGCAGAACCTGTTATTATTTTAGATGATGGTATCCCCAAAAAATTATTAGGAGAAGAAACTATAAACAGTATTGTTGTAGACGGCGGAGATAACAAATGGTTTGGAACAGAAAATGCTGGTGCTTTATATACAAATCCAAATGGGCAAACAACATTAGCTAATTTTAACTCCAGTAACTCACCACTACCTTCTAACAAAATATTAAAAATTGCTGTAGATGATAGTACCGGAAAAGTATATTTTGCAACAGATAAAGGTATAGTTGTTTACAATAGTAATGTTTCTCCTTTTGGTGATGAATTAGGTGAAGTTTACGCCTATCCAAATCCTGCATTAAATAATCATAGTACCGTAACAATTGATGGTAGAAACGGAACTCATTTACCTAAAGGAACTAATGTTAAAATTTTAGACGTTGCTGGTAATTTAGTTTACGAAACTAATGTTGTAGAAGGTCAAGAACTACAGGGAGGAAAAGTAGTTTGGAACAAACGAAATTTAGCCGGAAATAAAGTCGCATCTGGTGTTTATATAGTTTTACTTTCTAATGATGATGCTTCAGAAACTACCACAACAAAAATTGCAATTGTTAATTAA
- a CDS encoding sensor histidine kinase, with amino-acid sequence MILLVLLASVLIAGVTIIQYDEQTKEYNEKRFERKEETIKKDIEIELTRRTTFAVNTENLQYIFQNRIYEISQVHKLNITMYNMNGELLKSSKPVAFEKVDIKPLSIEVINELANSSNHRILKDDTQEEVNYQSSYTYINDPKFKRIGILELQIAQDNTEQQRELEEFMSRLGFVYVFMFLIAIALAYFLSSYITRSIQTISEKIKETRLNKRNEKITLGSASSEINSLVESYNNMIDQLEDSAVKLAQSEREQAWREMAKQVAHEIKNPLTPMRLTVQSFERKFNPEDPEIKGKMAEYSETLIQQIDVMSSIASAFSDFAKMPTQRREQLDVIDVVKHALDIFTEDYIEYIPKEEKIEANLDKTQLIRIVTNLVKNATQAINVEENPQVEVVVLREKNNVKIVVSDNGKGISETNKELIFEPKFTTKTSGMGLGLGIIKNIIEAYNGTISFTSTEGKGTVFTVILPKE; translated from the coding sequence ATGATTCTCTTGGTTTTATTGGCTTCAGTTTTAATTGCTGGTGTAACAATAATTCAATATGATGAACAAACAAAAGAATATAATGAAAAGCGTTTTGAGCGTAAAGAAGAAACAATAAAGAAAGATATAGAAATTGAATTAACAAGAAGAACAACTTTTGCTGTAAATACAGAAAATTTACAATATATTTTCCAAAACAGAATTTACGAAATTTCCCAAGTACATAAGTTAAATATAACAATGTACAACATGAATGGAGAATTACTAAAATCCTCTAAACCAGTAGCTTTTGAAAAAGTTGATATAAAACCTCTGTCAATAGAAGTAATAAACGAATTAGCTAATAGTTCTAATCATAGAATTTTAAAGGATGATACACAAGAAGAAGTTAATTATCAATCTTCTTATACATATATCAATGATCCAAAATTTAAAAGGATTGGTATTTTAGAATTACAAATAGCGCAAGACAATACAGAACAGCAAAGAGAACTCGAAGAATTTATGTCGCGTCTTGGTTTTGTGTACGTTTTTATGTTTTTAATCGCCATTGCACTTGCCTATTTCTTATCGAGTTACATAACACGATCTATTCAAACAATTTCTGAAAAAATTAAAGAGACACGTTTAAATAAACGAAATGAGAAGATAACATTAGGCTCTGCTAGTTCAGAGATAAATTCGTTGGTAGAATCTTATAATAATATGATTGACCAATTGGAAGATAGTGCTGTAAAATTAGCACAAAGTGAACGTGAGCAAGCTTGGCGAGAAATGGCAAAACAAGTAGCACATGAAATTAAAAACCCGCTTACTCCAATGCGTTTAACTGTACAGAGTTTTGAGCGAAAATTTAATCCAGAAGATCCTGAAATAAAAGGAAAAATGGCTGAATATAGTGAAACCCTTATTCAGCAAATAGATGTAATGAGTTCTATTGCATCTGCTTTTTCAGATTTTGCTAAAATGCCCACTCAAAGACGAGAACAACTAGATGTTATTGACGTAGTTAAACACGCCTTAGATATTTTTACTGAAGATTATATCGAGTATATTCCGAAAGAAGAAAAAATCGAAGCCAACCTAGATAAAACACAATTAATTAGAATTGTAACTAATTTAGTTAAGAATGCTACACAAGCTATAAATGTTGAAGAAAATCCACAAGTTGAAGTTGTAGTTTTAAGAGAAAAAAATAATGTAAAAATTGTTGTTTCCGACAATGGGAAAGGAATTTCCGAAACCAATAAAGAATTAATATTTGAGCCTAAATTCACCACAAAAACAAGTGGAATGGGCTTAGGTTTAGGAATAATAAAAAATATAATTGAAGCTTATAACGGAACCATTTCTTTTACTTCAACGGAAGGAAAAGGAACTGTTTTTACCGTAATTTTACCAAAAGAATAA